A single window of Microbispora hainanensis DNA harbors:
- a CDS encoding TraR/DksA family transcriptional regulator — protein MDVATARMRLESMLAELDRSISVLRGDPAAGHDRSLADAGADLTDADRTRAMLDAASRQRTAVLAALRRLDDGGYGRCVDCGTLVPEGRLEARPEAARCVQCQSRAERRR, from the coding sequence GTGGACGTCGCGACCGCGCGTATGCGCCTGGAAAGCATGCTCGCCGAGCTCGACCGGTCGATCAGCGTGCTGCGTGGGGATCCGGCCGCCGGACACGACAGATCGCTCGCCGACGCGGGAGCCGACCTCACCGACGCCGACCGGACCCGGGCCATGCTCGACGCCGCCTCCCGGCAGCGTACGGCCGTGCTGGCCGCGCTGCGCAGGCTGGACGACGGCGGCTACGGCCGCTGCGTCGACTGCGGCACGCTCGTGCCCGAGGGCAGGCTGGAGGCCCGCCCCGAGGCGGCCCGCTGCGTGCAGTGCCAGTCGCGGGCCGAGCGCCGCCGGTGA